Proteins from one Candidatus Niyogibacteria bacterium CG10_big_fil_rev_8_21_14_0_10_46_36 genomic window:
- a CDS encoding DNA-directed RNA polymerase subunit beta, translating to MTKNTLPKKYFSKRRTDLAPLPSLVSVQLDSFRWLIDHGLRDLFKDFSPITDYAEKDLELEFVDYSIDEEPKHDEYFAKAHNLSYEAPLRVKVRLRNNVTKESKEQEIFLADMPIMTERGTFIVNGVERVIVSQIARSFGVYFTANILRGKKFFGAKIIPSRGAWIEIETGSDNALYVRIDRKRKIPVSALLRIFGYETDEVIKDAVSKVDNGPVSFMEETLERDPTSTVDEAYVEIYKRIRPGEFATIDNARELLEGMFSPDRYDLSVVGRYKINERLRFPLEKIEEGSRILTKEDLIEVIRRIIDFNNTPSATPDDIDHLGNRRIRGVGELLQQRLRVGFTRMKRIIQDRMSTLDIYTMTPAQLINSRPVMAVLKEFFTTNQLSQFMDQDNILAELEHLRRVSALGQGGLTRERAGFEVRDAHPSHYGRICPIQTPEGPNIGLVLHLASFARVNNFGILETPYRKVVDGIITDEINYLTAFQELEVNIAPTTIPYEENGKILDEKVPARVRGQAGIVPANEVDFIDVAPFQAFSIATSLIPFLEHDDANRVMMGANMQRQAVPCVKAQVPYVGTGLEEKAARDSGRLILAAEDGTVKYADANKIIIRNEKKKDKTYLLLNYLRSNEYTVITQRPLVMPGDKVKKGDILADVSSSQNGQIALGQNIKVAFLSWGGANYEDAIIISEKLMHEDIFTSVHIEDFAIPVRDTKLGPEITTYDIPNVGEDKLKDLDEDGIVRIGAEVRSGDILVGKITPKGEAELTSEERLLRAIFGEKARDVRDTSLRMPHGKQGRVVGVKVFSRDRGDKLDTGVIKLIQIEIAQLRKISVGDKLAGRHGNKGVISKILPVEDMPCLEDGTPVDMILNPLGVVSRMNIGQILETHLGWAAERLGYQALVPPFQGASVEEIKNELEKAGLPREGKVPLYDGRTGEKFEQPVTVGQIYMMKLIHMVEDKIHMRSIGPYSLITQQPLGGKAQGGGQRFGEMEVWALEGYGAAHILQEMLTIKSDDVLGRAAAYDTIVRGEEFKNPNLPTSFHVLVNELKGLALDVELHGIDVSEEMEERRLSRERQQVSQEERERAKN from the coding sequence ATGACAAAAAATACGCTGCCCAAGAAGTATTTTTCAAAGCGTCGGACGGATCTCGCACCACTTCCGAGTCTTGTTTCAGTGCAACTTGATTCATTTCGGTGGCTGATTGATCATGGTCTTCGGGATTTATTTAAAGATTTTTCCCCAATCACCGATTACGCGGAAAAAGACCTAGAGCTTGAATTTGTCGATTACAGTATCGACGAAGAGCCGAAGCACGATGAGTATTTTGCAAAAGCGCACAATCTTTCATATGAAGCGCCTCTCCGCGTAAAAGTTCGTCTTCGTAACAATGTAACCAAAGAATCAAAAGAACAGGAAATTTTTCTCGCCGACATGCCGATTATGACTGAGCGCGGCACGTTTATTGTAAATGGAGTAGAGCGTGTAATCGTTTCACAGATTGCGCGCTCTTTTGGTGTTTACTTTACCGCGAATATACTTCGGGGGAAAAAGTTTTTTGGCGCAAAGATTATTCCTTCCCGTGGCGCGTGGATTGAGATAGAGACCGGTTCTGATAATGCGCTTTATGTCCGCATTGACCGCAAGAGAAAGATACCGGTGTCGGCGCTCTTGCGTATTTTTGGATACGAAACCGATGAAGTTATCAAGGATGCGGTCAGCAAGGTTGATAATGGCCCTGTTTCTTTTATGGAAGAGACGCTTGAGCGCGATCCAACTTCAACGGTAGACGAGGCATATGTAGAAATTTATAAGCGCATCCGGCCGGGAGAGTTTGCGACAATTGATAACGCCCGCGAACTTCTCGAGGGTATGTTTTCACCGGATCGTTATGATCTCTCAGTAGTTGGGCGATATAAGATAAATGAACGCCTCAGATTTCCGCTAGAAAAAATAGAAGAAGGAAGCCGGATTCTTACCAAGGAAGACTTGATTGAAGTTATCCGCCGCATTATTGATTTTAATAATACTCCCTCTGCAACGCCGGATGACATTGATCACCTGGGGAACCGCCGCATCCGTGGAGTCGGAGAGCTTTTACAGCAGCGGTTGCGGGTAGGGTTTACTCGGATGAAGCGCATCATCCAGGACCGCATGAGTACGCTTGATATATACACAATGACCCCCGCCCAGCTTATCAACTCCCGTCCGGTCATGGCGGTGCTCAAAGAATTCTTTACTACAAACCAGCTTTCACAGTTCATGGATCAGGACAATATCCTTGCTGAGCTTGAGCACCTTCGTCGTGTTTCTGCGTTGGGACAAGGAGGCCTCACCCGGGAGCGCGCCGGATTTGAGGTTCGTGACGCTCACCCCTCTCACTACGGACGCATTTGTCCCATCCAGACCCCGGAAGGTCCGAACATTGGTCTTGTGCTTCATCTCGCAAGTTTTGCGCGCGTGAACAATTTCGGCATTTTGGAAACACCGTACCGGAAGGTTGTAGATGGGATTATTACGGATGAGATTAACTACCTTACCGCATTTCAAGAATTAGAAGTAAACATTGCACCGACTACTATTCCATATGAGGAGAATGGGAAGATTCTCGATGAGAAAGTCCCCGCACGCGTACGGGGGCAGGCGGGCATCGTTCCTGCAAATGAAGTTGATTTTATTGATGTCGCGCCATTCCAGGCGTTCAGCATTGCAACATCACTTATTCCATTCCTGGAACACGACGACGCAAACCGCGTTATGATGGGCGCGAACATGCAAAGACAAGCAGTTCCGTGTGTAAAGGCGCAGGTTCCCTATGTCGGTACGGGGCTTGAAGAAAAAGCGGCGCGCGATTCCGGACGGTTGATTCTGGCCGCAGAAGACGGAACGGTAAAATATGCAGACGCAAACAAGATTATCATCCGAAATGAAAAAAAGAAGGATAAAACATATCTGCTTCTAAATTATCTTCGCTCAAACGAATACACGGTCATTACCCAGCGTCCGCTAGTTATGCCCGGGGACAAAGTAAAGAAGGGCGATATCCTCGCGGATGTGTCTTCGTCGCAAAACGGACAGATAGCGCTCGGCCAGAATATTAAGGTGGCGTTTCTTTCTTGGGGAGGCGCGAACTATGAGGATGCGATTATCATTTCAGAAAAGCTCATGCACGAGGACATATTCACCTCAGTGCATATTGAAGATTTTGCGATTCCTGTACGCGATACAAAACTTGGCCCGGAAATCACTACATACGACATTCCAAATGTGGGGGAGGATAAGCTGAAAGACTTAGACGAAGACGGCATCGTCCGGATCGGCGCAGAAGTGCGCTCGGGCGATATTTTGGTAGGAAAAATTACGCCGAAGGGAGAGGCGGAACTGACATCTGAAGAGCGCTTGCTTCGTGCTATTTTCGGTGAAAAAGCACGCGATGTTCGCGATACGTCGCTTCGTATGCCGCACGGAAAGCAGGGGCGCGTTGTTGGTGTGAAAGTGTTCTCACGTGACCGCGGAGATAAACTTGATACGGGAGTCATTAAATTAATTCAGATAGAAATCGCTCAGCTTCGTAAAATATCCGTCGGAGACAAGCTCGCCGGCCGTCACGGAAATAAAGGAGTTATTTCAAAGATTCTTCCGGTGGAAGACATGCCATGCTTAGAAGACGGAACGCCGGTTGATATGATTTTAAATCCCTTGGGTGTGGTAAGCCGTATGAATATCGGTCAGATTCTTGAGACGCATCTCGGATGGGCGGCAGAGCGTCTCGGATATCAAGCGCTTGTTCCGCCATTTCAGGGAGCCAGCGTTGAGGAGATTAAAAACGAATTAGAAAAAGCTGGATTGCCCCGCGAAGGAAAAGTGCCGCTGTATGACGGACGCACGGGAGAAAAATTCGAACAGCCGGTAACTGTCGGGCAGATTTATATGATGAAGCTGATTCACATGGTAGAAGACAAGATCCATATGCGTTCTATCGGTCCGTATTCGCTCATCACCCAGCAGCCGCTTGGAGGAAAAGCGCAGGGAGGAGGACAGCGTT
- a CDS encoding rod shape-determining protein RodA produces MIRALRTIDWTSLLIIMPLLLAGLFTMKSFGGENASDYFFWRQIIWLALGLGVCIIFSQIDWRFFYSSGFLIVFYAVGLLVLVSLFLANETSWFQFSFFAIQPSEFMKLIVVLLLAKYFSRRHIEITQFRHVLISGLYAAIPAFLVLMQPDFGSAIIFFIIWLGMVISSGIPFRYLALVLGVAVIMFVVVWMLVLAPYQKDRILTFVNPYLDPQGAGYHILQTQIAVGSGQMFGQGVGYGIQSRLKFLPEHETDFIFAAFAEEWGFAGALLLIAFFIILIWRLLGPARASSDNFIRLFSIGLSLIVISHFIVHVGMNVGLLPITGLPLSFVSYGGSHLLMLFLALGIWMNMRQSRRTQVSGDEIDVS; encoded by the coding sequence ATGATACGAGCGCTTCGTACAATTGATTGGACATCTCTTTTAATCATCATGCCCTTGCTTCTCGCGGGGCTTTTTACGATGAAATCGTTCGGGGGAGAGAACGCAAGCGACTATTTTTTTTGGCGCCAAATCATATGGTTGGCTCTCGGGCTTGGGGTCTGTATTATATTTAGCCAAATCGATTGGCGATTTTTTTATTCAAGCGGATTCCTTATCGTTTTTTATGCGGTAGGGCTTTTGGTGTTAGTTTCACTGTTTCTTGCTAATGAAACCAGCTGGTTTCAGTTTTCTTTTTTTGCGATACAGCCATCAGAGTTTATGAAGCTCATCGTGGTACTTTTGCTTGCGAAGTATTTTTCTCGCCGTCATATTGAGATTACGCAATTTCGGCATGTGCTGATATCGGGGCTATACGCCGCAATCCCCGCATTTTTAGTTCTTATGCAGCCTGACTTCGGCTCTGCCATCATTTTTTTCATTATTTGGCTGGGGATGGTTATAAGCTCGGGTATCCCATTCCGGTATTTGGCACTTGTTCTTGGTGTTGCCGTTATCATGTTTGTTGTCGTGTGGATGCTCGTTCTTGCGCCCTATCAAAAAGACCGCATTCTTACATTTGTAAATCCGTATCTGGACCCGCAGGGGGCAGGGTATCATATTTTGCAGACGCAAATAGCAGTTGGTTCTGGCCAGATGTTCGGGCAGGGGGTAGGGTACGGTATCCAATCCCGGCTTAAATTCTTGCCTGAACATGAAACCGACTTCATCTTCGCTGCGTTTGCTGAAGAATGGGGCTTTGCGGGTGCGCTGCTGCTTATCGCTTTCTTTATTATCCTCATATGGCGCCTTCTTGGTCCTGCGCGAGCAAGTTCGGATAATTTTATTCGCCTTTTTTCAATTGGACTCTCTTTGATAGTGATAAGTCATTTTATTGTGCATGTGGGGATGAATGTCGGACTCTTGCCCATCACCGGCCTCCCGCTTTCTTTTGTGAGTTATGGGGGCTCTCACTTATTAATGCTTTTCCTTGCGCTTGGTATATGGATGAATATGAGGCAGAGTAGGAGAACCCAGGTGTCAGGGGATGAAATAGATGTTTCCTAG
- a CDS encoding 50S ribosomal protein L7/L12, whose amino-acid sequence MSEEETKEVTVPEKFKDIVEKIEGMSVLDLSELVKVLEEKFGVSAAMPMGMMAAAPAGGDAGGGEEKDSFTVELKSGGEQKIQVIKIVREVLGLGLKEAKDLVDAAPKPLKEGMPKVEAEELKKKIEAAGGQVELK is encoded by the coding sequence ATGTCTGAAGAAGAAACAAAAGAAGTAACAGTTCCTGAAAAGTTCAAGGATATTGTTGAAAAGATCGAAGGAATGAGTGTTCTTGATCTTTCAGAGCTCGTAAAAGTTCTTGAAGAAAAATTCGGAGTTTCTGCGGCAATGCCTATGGGGATGATGGCGGCAGCTCCCGCAGGAGGAGACGCGGGCGGCGGAGAAGAGAAGGACTCATTTACCGTTGAATTGAAGTCGGGAGGAGAGCAGAAGATTCAGGTCATCAAGATTGTGCGCGAAGTGCTCGGTCTTGGTCTCAAGGAAGCAAAAGACTTGGTTGACGCAGCTCCGAAGCCACTGAAGGAGGGCATGCCCAAGGTAGAAGCAGAAGAGCTTAAGAAGAAAATAGAAGCGGCAGGAGGTCAAGTAGAACTTAAATAA
- the rplJ gene encoding 50S ribosomal protein L10, whose protein sequence is MAITKQKKEIIIKEVHELSEKADMIVFVNFHGLSVADMSTLRGELREAGATLKVAKKRLVKRVLDGFGFSGEMSGFDGEIALFFKEGEPIEAVKILVDFAKKVEGLQVLGGIYEKGFVGMETVKMLASIPPREVLLGQVVGSIASPLSGFVRVINGPVQGFIGVLHNISKSRS, encoded by the coding sequence ATGGCAATCACAAAACAAAAAAAAGAAATAATAATCAAAGAAGTGCACGAGCTGTCAGAAAAAGCAGACATGATTGTGTTCGTAAATTTCCACGGACTGTCGGTGGCTGACATGTCCACGTTGCGTGGTGAACTTCGCGAGGCGGGGGCTACGTTGAAGGTTGCAAAAAAACGCTTGGTAAAACGGGTGCTTGATGGATTTGGATTTTCCGGAGAGATGTCCGGATTTGACGGAGAGATTGCGCTTTTCTTTAAAGAGGGAGAGCCGATAGAAGCAGTAAAGATTCTTGTTGATTTTGCAAAGAAGGTGGAGGGGCTCCAGGTGCTCGGGGGGATATACGAAAAGGGTTTCGTGGGCATGGAGACGGTAAAAATGCTTGCATCTATTCCTCCGCGAGAAGTACTTTTGGGGCAGGTGGTAGGCAGCATAGCATCGCCGTTGAGCGGGTTTGTCCGGGTGATAAATGGACCGGTGCAGGGATTTATAGGAGTATTGCATAATATTTCAAAGAGTCGGTCATAA